The window ATCCGACGGCGAGCATTCTGATCTCCGAAACGGGATATTCCATTTTTTCCAGTATTTTCCAGAGCCTGGGGATCTCCCTTCGCGAGTCCGGACACCAGGTGCCGAGGACGCAGAGTATTTCCACTCCGTAGATCTTTTCTTCAAGCACCGCGATAGTCGCTTCATCCGGTTCGTACGCAAAGAATTCGCTGTCCCAGCCGTCGAGGCCCTCAATGATCTCTTCCCTCGTCACTTCTCCCATAAGGACAACGGTATCATCACCCAGGTCGATTTTTTCCGCAGCTACTTTTTCCGGTTCTTTTTTCTTTTCATCTTTCAGCGGAGGATATGTCTCATTCCACCACTCAGGCTGATCTTTCAGCCATTTGTCGAACCAGGCCAGCTGGGCGTCAGACCAGGATATGCGCTTTTTATAATCGAGGATGAAATGATTCTGTCCGGAATACTTGATATATTCTACTTCCTTACCAAGTACTTTCAGCGCCGTATACATCTGTTCGCTTTCCCCTGGAGGAACGTTGGTGTCGGAACCTCCGTGAAGGAGAAGAAGCGGTGTCGTTATTTTATCCGCGGCAAAGAGAGGACTCTGGTCGACATAGATATCAGGCCTGTTCCATGGATAGCTTCCGGCAGCTGAAACGGCATTATAGGCGTATCCCCAGTATCCTTCTCCCCAGTAGCTCGGGATCATGCTTATCCCCGCGTGAGAGATCGCCGCGGCGAAAAGATCGGTTTTCGTGATAAGGAGCTGGGTCATGAATCCACCATACGACGCTCCTATACAGCCCACCCTGCAGGGGTTGACGAAAGGATGGGCCTGAAGGAATTCTTTCGTCCCGAATATGATCTCCTCCGCCGTGGTCTTACCCCAGTCATTTACATGAGCCGTTGAAAATTCCTGGCCGAAACCAGTGGCGCCGCTCGGTTGAAGCACATAGACGACATAACCTTTTGCCGCCCAGAGGTTCTTTGGATATCTGCCTCCAAAAGCGCGATTGACCGGGGAAGTCCCCCCATAATAATAGACTATACAGGGGTATTTCTTTTCCGCGTCGAAATCCGGAGGATAGTGAACCCGGCCGACGATCTTTACACCTTTTTCACTGATGAAATCCCAGTTCTCGATCTTTCCGAGCCTGACATTTTCCATCATTTCCCTGTCGGGATCATAGATCTCCTTTGCCTTTCCATTTTTAAGGTTGGCGTAATATAACTTTGCAGGTTGATCAGCACCCGATCCGGAGAAGACCATTGAAAGGCTATTATCGCTTATATCACCCCTGCTTATCACGTCGACGCCGAAATCGAATTCATTGAATCTGCTTTTCCGTGGATCAAACCTGTAGCATTTTACGTATGATCCGCTTTCGGCAACGATATATATGTTCCCGTCGGCTTCAGACCAGACAGCCCTCTGCACCGCGGGATCAAATTCTCTCGTGATCGGTCTTGCTTTTTTCGTTTCGGGGCTGAAAATATAAAGCTGGTGGTCGTAATCATTCGGGATCAATCCATCAGCGATATTTTTTCCATCCTTGCCAAAGGTTGATGGGCCTCCGGTTATAAGTATCTCGCTTCCGTCAGGCGACCACGCGGCATTATTAAGCCACTGTCCCTCCCACAGAAGCGAAGTACTCATATCGTTGAGATCGAGAATCAGGAGCTGAGAAGAAAAGAAGGGACGTTTTTCAAGATCCTCGTAACCTTTCTGCACGAGAAGTCTTTGTCCGTCGGGGTGAATATCATAGACGAAGATGTCGTGTTTTCCCGTCGCGATCTTTCGTGTCGTCCCACCCGGCACCGAAGTCAGATATGTGCTTGTCCTGTTCCTGGCATAGTCAGTCCTATCCTCTATCCCCCTGAGTCTTTTTATCCCTGAGGGATCTTCTTTATAATTCTCTTCGACGTAATAGATCATGTAAGTCTCGTCGGGGCTCCACAGATATCCGCCGAGATCCTTTATCCCTTCCAGGACCGTTTCCGTCCTTCCCGATTCAAGATCGAGGATCTTTATTGAACCGGCGCCATTGGAAAAAAAGGAATATGAAAGACGGTGACCGGAAGGAGCCCACCCCACATTTCTCATGCGGGAATCGTCAAGCATTCTGACCATGGTCCCCTCTGGTAGAGATCTGATCTCCCTCCATGATTCCCTTTCTCCGTCCGGGGGAAGAAATCTCCAGTAACTTATCAGCGCCAGTTTTCCGTCAGGGGAGAGGTCGATAGAACCAATGTTGTTCACATCGAGGATGTTGGAGATATCAAGGGGAGCCGATGGGTCGATAGAAGCCTTGATGGGAGTGTCAAAGCCTTCGCCTGGTCTTATGCGGGCGTCGAAGCTCCATACTGAAACGGAATCAGCCGGCATATAGACTGTCTTGACAACGACCAGGTGCTTTCCCTGCTTGAGATTTTCCGTAGCCGAGACCCTGTGCCTCGTCTTTCCCGTTCTTTCCTTGAGTGATTTTGCTGCTGATCTGCCGTCGATATACAGTTCGAACGGATCAGAGCCTGATACTTCCATCTCGATCTTCGTCCAGCGATGTGTCTCAATATATGAAGCAAGATATGTTATCAACGGTTCATTTCCAGCCGTGTCGAGGTGGACTCCGTCCGTGTCGGGTCTTGCCGGTGTCCACAGGGCGCTGCCTCCCAATGGCAGGTATTCGACTGATTTTCCCACTGGTTTGAAGGCGTCGATTCTCATGTCCCCGAAGGAGAGAAGGAATTTGCTGTCATTATCAGTCTTTTCTTCCTGGTGGAAGGCTGGAAGAGTCGTGGTAACAGGCCCAAGAACAAGCCACTCGCCTATCTGAATATAGGGTGTCTTGTCTGGTTCAGCCCCTGATGAATCCTGAGGCGCCGCTTCGGGAGTCGCAGAGAAGGCACCGGGCGCCGGAATGAATAATGCGGACAATATCGCGAGAATGACCAGAACGGCCCGAAATTCGATCGATCTACGCATCTTTGACCTTTCTCCTGATGGAAACGGATAAACCGCGATCTTTTCTGCTTCAACAGGCAGATATCAGGATAATACAGCCAACAGCCGTCAAGGGCAAGCCAGATCATCGGTCTTTCCGTCCGTAGATCCTTTTGGCGACCATATCTTCTTGAATGGGGCCGGATACAACAGTATATTATCAAAACGAGCGAATGGAACGAGTAAGAGCGCCGAAAGGAAGACAGAATATGGCATCGATCAAAAAAAGGAATACCACTTTCTTTCTGGCAGCGGTCGCGGCGATATGGATCGCCTGCGGAAGCGGTGCCGAAGAAAAATCGGAAGGATGGATCGGTTTCAATGAAGGTATAAAACTGGCTGAAGATACGGGGAAACCGGTAATAATCGATTTTTATACATCCTGGTGCAAGTGGTGCAAAGAGATGGATAATAAGACTTTTTCAGATCCCCAGGTCAGCGGAGTCCTCCAGAAAGGTTTTATTACGATAAGGATAAATGCAGAGAACAGGAGCGAACAGTTGAAATACCAGGGAAAGATCTATACGCCCGCTCAATTGACCAGGCATTTTGCCGTCAGGGGATTCCCCTCGCTGGCATATCTCGAAAGCGACGGAACTAAAATTATGGTTGTTCCAGGTTTCAAGCAGACAAAAGAATTCCTGTTGACGTTGAATTATGTAAATGAAGGATGTTATAAGAAGGATATCACGCTCGACAGGTACCTGAGAAGTGGTGGGAACTGTAACTAGGACCGGTTTAATTGCCTTGAAATGGAGAAGATCAGATGAGGATAGGAGTGCTTACGGGGGGCGGGGACGCCCCGGGGTTGAATCCCGCGATTGCTGGAATAGTTGAGAAAGCCTCAGTTTACGGATACAAGATCATCGGTTTAAAGCGTGGGTGGGAAGCTCTTTCGATCGAGGATAACAAGGACCATATTGTCGAACTGGGTCCGGAGATCATCAGGGAATACAGCAGGCTGGGTGGCAGCAAGCTTCTCTGCAGCAGGACCAATCCTGTTTCGAAGGATAATAACAGGATCGATATTGTAATGAAAAATATCAAGAAACTTAAACTCGACGCCCTGATCGCCATTGGTGGGGACGATACGCTGGGTGCCGGTTCCGCGCTGGTTGATGAAGGGATCCCTGTCGTCGGTATTCCCAAGACGATAGACCGGGATCTGGCGGGGACGGAATATTCCCTCGGATATGATACGGCATTAAATGTAATAACCGAATGTGCTGAAAGGATCGCCCAGTCCGCCGAGTCCCATCAGACGATATTCTTTCTTGAAGTCATGGGGCGCCACGCTGGATGGCTCGCCCTGAGGGGCGGGGAAGCGGCTTTTGCCGATGTGATCCTCATCCCCGAGTATGAATTCACGCTGGACAAGCTTGCCGAAGTCATCCAGAAGAAACTTGATTTTTCCCGAAAGATCGGATTCGATCATGTTTACAAGATCATAATTGTCGCAGAGGGTGCTCATATAGCCGGTGAGGAGGAAGTTAGGAAGGACGCGAAACTCGACGAGTTCGGACATTACAGTCTCGGAGGAGTCGGGAATTATCTTAAAGGTCTGATGGAGCACAGATTCCACCATACTAGGTATACGGCGCTGGCTTATCTTCAGAGAGGCGCCCCTCCTTCCCAGAAGGACAGGCAGGCCGGGCGGCGTTTCGGCAACAGCGCGGTCGAACTGATAAAAAATGGAGACGCGGGCTATATGGTATCGGTCATTAAGTCAAAGTTGACCAAGGTGCCATTGGCGGAGATAAGAAAATCTCCAAGCCTTGTCGATGTCAAAACTTATTATGATACTGAGAATCTGAACGTCAAAATGAGTTGATTCCTAACTCCTTTTGAGCATACCGACCGTTTCCGTATGATAGGTACCCGGGAACATGTCAATAAGGTCGATGCTCGAAAGGATATACCCCGCTTCGATAAGCTTTCCTGTATCCCTGGAAAATGTCGGAGGTTCGCATGAGACGATGATTATTTCCTCAGGCCTGAGTTTTATTATTCCATTCATGGCCGAGTCGGGGATACCGGAACGTGGAGGGTCCGCTATCAACAGATCGGCCTCACGGATCCTGTGTATCTCTTCTTCGGCTTTTCCCTTTCTGAATCTGACATTTTCGATCTTATTCAATTTCAGGGCCGCCGAGGCGTTCTTTACAGCCTGTGGGTCGCGCTCGATCCCTATGACTTCTTCTGATATACGGGAGAGCGGAAGAGTGAAAAACCCCGTTCCGCAATAAAGATCAACAATTTTCCTGACTGCTTTACGGGGAAGTGAAAGGACTGTTTCGATAAGTTTGTCGTTGAGCAGCCTGTTCACCTGAAAGAACCCGTCAGAGCTGATCGGATAATTATAGCCTCCCGCTTCCATCAGGATGTCCGGCGCTCCGGAATCACCTTTTAATCCATGAAAATGCACATTCTCATATCTGTCCAACCTGACTCGGACTTCCGCCCCCGGAAAGCGTGAACTGGCAGGGAGAGAGGAGATCTCTTCACGTACCTTGACAGGCAGAAGAAGGCATCCTTCGTCGGGAAACGGAACGACTGTCCTTGAGCCCTTCATCCTGAATCCCGGCCTGCAATCATCGTCAAACCAGAAGACGGCGTGATTCCTGTAGCCTTCCCGGGAAGGAGAAGCAGTCATCGCGTCCAGTTCCATGCTGATCTTTCCTATCCTGGAAAGGTTCTCGGCCACCGACTCTCTTTTCACTTTCAATTCGCTGTCATAATCAAGATGCAACAGGTGGCACCCTCCGCACCTTCCAAATATCGGGCACCGGGGAGTGACTCGATCCGGAGAGGGTGTGGTTATATTCAGGATCTCCCCGAACAGGACCTTCTTCTTGGCCTCGGTAATATTAAACTCAACGATATCTCCCGGAGCGGTATACGGGATGAAGAGGGTCTTGCCTTCAAAATGCGCGAGGCCCAGACCTCCATAGACTATTTTCTTGATCTCCGTCGAGCCCTGACTGTTCAGATAATCTTTGTCCGACATCGTTTATCGCCCTTTCCGCCTGGCCGTCACAGGTGTCTGACCGATGGCATTTTTTCCATTTGACGCCCCGCAACATGCCAGGAAGAGATCACGCGGCATTTATATCGTCAGGCTATACCTGTTTTATATTGAACAAGGTAGCAGGAAGTGATTATTATAATCCGGTGTATTAAATTATGCAATATCGAGTTTTAAAGGGCGGAGTCTTCTCGTGCGAATAGGAATGGTTCTGAAAGGGAGAATTCCTCCTCCCGATATTCGGGTGGAGAAGGAAGCAGGCACTCTGATTTCGGAAGGGCACAAGGTATTTCTGCTTCTTGAAAGAGGACCGGGACAGCCTCTGCGGGACACGATCCATGGCATCGAACTTTTCCGCGGCGTGGAAATGGGGAAATCAAGGGAAAAATGGCACAGATATACTTTCTCCTTTACTTACAAGGATACCCTCTGGCGCAAGGCGATCGATGATTTTGTGACGGCCAACTCGATCGATGTCCTCCATATCCATGATCTGCCTCTTGTCGGGGAAGCAGTCGAAATCGCGCGGAAACACTCGATACCGGTCGTCGCCGATATGCACGAGAACTATCCCGGAGGCCTTCAGGTATGGTATACGAGCAGATTCAAGAAAAAGACGATCTACAATTTCAAAAGATGGGCGAGCTATGAAAAAAATATACTGGCAAAGGCTGACGCCGTCATCGCAGTGATAGAGGAATCGAGAGATCGTTTGAAAGGAATTGGGATCGAGGCGGAAAGGATATTCGTGGTGCCGAACACGGCACATGTAGAGAGGATAAATATCCCTCTTGATAAAGAGATAACACGCAGGTACGAAGGAAGTTTCATGGTCTCGTATATCGGGGGGTTCGCCCCGCACAGGGGACTGGATATCGTAATACGTTCTCTTCCGAAGTTGAGGGATGAAGTGCCCGGCCTGAAAGTCGTGCTGGTAGGCGACAGGAACAAACCGTACATGGATTACCTCAAGGGTCTCGCGGATGATCTCGGCTGTAGCGACCTGGTAGAGATGCCAGGCTGGCAACCCTTCGACAAGATATGGAGTTATATCGATTCAAGTTCGGTGTGCCTTGTGCCGCATTCGCGTAATCCCCACACCGACACGACGATTCCGCACAAGATATTTCAGTATATGATGGTCAAAAAACCAGTGATAGTCAGCGATTGTCCGCCGCTTAAAAGAATAATAGAAGATGCCGGTGGAGGGCTTGTCTTCAGATATGATTCTCCCGAAGAACTCGCCTTGTCTATAATAAGGCTGTTCAAGGATGAGAACCTGCGCAGGGAAATGGGAGAATCGGGACAGAAAGCTTTTCTAGACCGCTATAACTGGGACAGCACGAGTGGCGATCTCAAAAGATTATACAGAGGCCTGTCGATTGAAAGAAAAGAGAAATAATGGAAGTCAGATTGCTCGATCTGAAATCGCAGTATAAAGGAATCCGTGATGAGATAGAGAAAGCAGTAAAGGAAGTTCTTGAATCCCAGTATTTTATCCTTGGTCCGAGAGTCGCGGAATTTGAAGAGACAGTCGCCAGCTATTGCGGCGTCTCCAATGGGATCGGTGTGGCATCGGGGTCCGACGCGATTCTTATTTCTCTTATGGCGCTTGGGACAGGACCCGGGGATGAGGTCATCACGACGCCTTATACTTTTTTTTCGACTGTTAGTTCGATCACCAGGCTTGGCGCTACTCCGGTCATGGTCGATATCGATCCGAAAACATATAATATCGATCCGGTCAAGGTGGCCGAGGCAGTGACCAGTAGGACAAAAGCCGTCCTTCCCGTGCACCTTTTCGGTCAGACGGCAGATATGGATGGCATAGAAAAGGCAGTCTCCGGCAGAGGGATACCTGTCATCGAGGACGCATGCCAGTCTATCGGCGCGACCTACAATGGGAAAAGAGCAGGTTCGCTCGGGATCGCGGGATGCTTTTCGTTTTTTCCCTCAAAGAATCTCGGTGGATGCGGGGATGGAGGAATGATCGTATCAGATGACGCAGAATTCGCGTCGAAGTGCCGCATGTTGAGGAATCATGGCGGGCACGAAAGATATTATCACGATGTCGTTGGGATCAACAGCAGGCTTGATGCTATCCAGGCGGCTGTCCTTGGAATCAAGATGAAATATCTCGATGAATGGAGCAGCGGACGGAGAATGAACGCATCCTACTACAATGAGGGATTGGCCGGTATCGAAGGGGTCTCGACCCCTTTCGTGGAGGATGGTAATGAAAGCATCTTCAATCAGTACATAATAAGGACGAGGGAGAGAGACAATCTGAAAGCCCACCTTGGCAGCAAGGGCATCGGATGCGAGATCTATTACCCGGTGCCTCTGCATCTTCAGAAATGTTTCAGTTATCTTGGAGGAAAAGAAGGGGATCTTCCCGCGTCTGAGTCAGCCGCGAAAGAGACGCTCGCCCTTCCTGTCTATACGGAACTTTCGAGGACAGAGCAGGATTATGTTATCGAATGCATCAGTGAGTTCATGATAAGCGCGGGCCGGGCATAGCTGGAGCTGACTGAAAAGGATCGGATCAGTTTTGAAGATCGTATGTTTTTCCGAGATACAGTGGCGGTATGTAAGGACGCGAAAACAGCAGATTCTCAGCCGTTTTCCAGGTGACTGGGATATACTCTTCCTTTCAAGCGTAGTGGCGGGAAAGAAGAACAATTTCAGGCCGATGAAAGATGGCCGGATCACGCATCTATGCATCCCCGTCTTTAAGAATTTTCCCCAGAAATCATTGAAAACCCTCTTTTCCTTTCCTCCCGCGAGGTTTATGTGGAATCTGATCCTTCTGGTCTGGGTGAGGATCGCTCTAGCCGTGACCGGGTTCGCTGGCCGCGACAGGGTCTTTTATGTATCAAACATTTATTATTCGGCAATCATCCCTTTTTTGCCGAGAAAAATGATGCTCTACGATTGTAATGATGATCCGATGGAGTTCCCCGATGCTCCTGAATGGTCGAGGAAGTATTTCAGAAAGCTTGTCTCAATGGCGGACAGGACAGTCGCGGTCAGCCGCGGGTTGATGCAACGATTGAGTGAACTCGGGGTCAGGGATATCCACTATATAGGTAACGGTGTTGATTATGATCTCTTCAGAAAAGCGATCGAATCGGGGGTGCCGGAAGAGATGAAAGGCCTGAAAAGGCCACTGATAGGATACTCGGGGGCGATAGCTCCATGGTTTGATATGAAGACTCTCGATCTAGTCGCCGCTTCTTTCAAAGATGCTTCGATCGTCCTCTTCGGACCCCTTTTCGAACCAGGAAGAGGAGAACTGGAAGATATAATCAGGAAAAGAGGTAATATCCATTATCTCGGTTCCTTTCCATATGAGATGCTTGGGGCCTATATCGCCGCTCTTGACGTCGCGATCATACCGCTGCAGATGAATGAACTGATGCGGATGGCTGATCCCAATAAACTGTATGAGTACGCAGCGGCTGAAAGACCGATTGTGACTTTTAAATTCGCAAAAGAGATGGAAGATCTTTCAGGTTTTGTATACCTGGCCGAGACAGCGGAAGAATTCGTTGAAGGGGTCAGGACAGCTCTCGATAAAGGCGGGAACAGTAAGAGTTTGAGGGAGTTTGCCGTAAAAAGCAGCTGGCAGGCACGCGCCGATGAAATGGTAGCACTTGTCATGGATTACAACTGAGCAGGATCCAACAGGAAAGGGCGTTATGAGAAGAAAACTTTACATGGTTCTAATCACGATGATCGGCATCTTTTTGCTGAGCCAGGCCTGTTCCGATGAACCGGATAATTCCGATCTATATCTGCTTGAGGAACTCGAAACGGCATCGGCGGTCAAAGATCCCGGGCAACGGGTCGAGCGGCTCGATCTCTACGCCAGGGCTCACAATACACATCCTTACAGGATACTGGCATATGTAAAACTTCTTGAGACGATCGCCACTGATCTGAACGATCTTGACCGCGCCCTGGATCTTTTCGAAGGTTACCTGGCGAAGGAGACCGATCCGGAGGCAAGGGGAGAGCTGCTTTACAGAAAATTCGCCTATCTCTGGAATTCTCACGGGGAAAAGGCGATAGATCTCGCGGAAGAGTTGATCGACGGAGGGGAAAAAGACTACAAACTGTTTCTCTATATCGGTTATTACACGATGGATGATGCGGCGACGTCGGGACTTGCCCGAAGATTACTTGAAAAAGCGATCGAAAACACGGAAGACCGGTTTAAAAAGAACCACATCCTTACCGTACTGGCAGAGCTGGAAGACAAAGCGGGAAGAAGCGATGAAGCGTATGAGACGGCCTTGCGGGCATCGGATTATACATTCGCGAACGAACTTGTCGGCCGGGCCCTCTGGGAGAGAGGCGAAAGGAAAGAAAGCCTTGAGGCATATATAAGGTTGGCGGCAGGAGCTCCGGGATATGGTGAGCATATCAGACTTGACAGCCTCTACGCTCTTGTCTATCAGGATACGGACCATCTGAAGGGAAAGATCCTGGATAAACGGCTTAATGACGAAGGACCGGTCCCTGATTGGGACTTTATCGATATCAGGGG is drawn from Candidatus Krumholzibacteriota bacterium and contains these coding sequences:
- a CDS encoding S9 family peptidase, translating into MRRSIEFRAVLVILAILSALFIPAPGAFSATPEAAPQDSSGAEPDKTPYIQIGEWLVLGPVTTTLPAFHQEEKTDNDSKFLLSFGDMRIDAFKPVGKSVEYLPLGGSALWTPARPDTDGVHLDTAGNEPLITYLASYIETHRWTKIEMEVSGSDPFELYIDGRSAAKSLKERTGKTRHRVSATENLKQGKHLVVVKTVYMPADSVSVWSFDARIRPGEGFDTPIKASIDPSAPLDISNILDVNNIGSIDLSPDGKLALISYWRFLPPDGERESWREIRSLPEGTMVRMLDDSRMRNVGWAPSGHRLSYSFFSNGAGSIKILDLESGRTETVLEGIKDLGGYLWSPDETYMIYYVEENYKEDPSGIKRLRGIEDRTDYARNRTSTYLTSVPGGTTRKIATGKHDIFVYDIHPDGQRLLVQKGYEDLEKRPFFSSQLLILDLNDMSTSLLWEGQWLNNAAWSPDGSEILITGGPSTFGKDGKNIADGLIPNDYDHQLYIFSPETKKARPITREFDPAVQRAVWSEADGNIYIVAESGSYVKCYRFDPRKSRFNEFDFGVDVISRGDISDNSLSMVFSGSGADQPAKLYYANLKNGKAKEIYDPDREMMENVRLGKIENWDFISEKGVKIVGRVHYPPDFDAEKKYPCIVYYYGGTSPVNRAFGGRYPKNLWAAKGYVVYVLQPSGATGFGQEFSTAHVNDWGKTTAEEIIFGTKEFLQAHPFVNPCRVGCIGASYGGFMTQLLITKTDLFAAAISHAGISMIPSYWGEGYWGYAYNAVSAAGSYPWNRPDIYVDQSPLFAADKITTPLLLLHGGSDTNVPPGESEQMYTALKVLGKEVEYIKYSGQNHFILDYKKRISWSDAQLAWFDKWLKDQPEWWNETYPPLKDEKKKEPEKVAAEKIDLGDDTVVLMGEVTREEIIEGLDGWDSEFFAYEPDEATIAVLEEKIYGVEILCVLGTWCPDSRREIPRLWKILEKMEYPVSEIRMLAVGSSRFTIDMPIPARLFNWSRDIRKWFDVERVATIIILRDGSEIGRIVETPSESLEKDLLAILSDK
- a CDS encoding thioredoxin family protein, translated to MASIKKRNTTFFLAAVAAIWIACGSGAEEKSEGWIGFNEGIKLAEDTGKPVIIDFYTSWCKWCKEMDNKTFSDPQVSGVLQKGFITIRINAENRSEQLKYQGKIYTPAQLTRHFAVRGFPSLAYLESDGTKIMVVPGFKQTKEFLLTLNYVNEGCYKKDITLDRYLRSGGNCN
- a CDS encoding ATP-dependent 6-phosphofructokinase, which translates into the protein MRIGVLTGGGDAPGLNPAIAGIVEKASVYGYKIIGLKRGWEALSIEDNKDHIVELGPEIIREYSRLGGSKLLCSRTNPVSKDNNRIDIVMKNIKKLKLDALIAIGGDDTLGAGSALVDEGIPVVGIPKTIDRDLAGTEYSLGYDTALNVITECAERIAQSAESHQTIFFLEVMGRHAGWLALRGGEAAFADVILIPEYEFTLDKLAEVIQKKLDFSRKIGFDHVYKIIIVAEGAHIAGEEEVRKDAKLDEFGHYSLGGVGNYLKGLMEHRFHHTRYTALAYLQRGAPPSQKDRQAGRRFGNSAVELIKNGDAGYMVSVIKSKLTKVPLAEIRKSPSLVDVKTYYDTENLNVKMS
- a CDS encoding class I SAM-dependent RNA methyltransferase, which codes for MSDKDYLNSQGSTEIKKIVYGGLGLAHFEGKTLFIPYTAPGDIVEFNITEAKKKVLFGEILNITTPSPDRVTPRCPIFGRCGGCHLLHLDYDSELKVKRESVAENLSRIGKISMELDAMTASPSREGYRNHAVFWFDDDCRPGFRMKGSRTVVPFPDEGCLLLPVKVREEISSLPASSRFPGAEVRVRLDRYENVHFHGLKGDSGAPDILMEAGGYNYPISSDGFFQVNRLLNDKLIETVLSLPRKAVRKIVDLYCGTGFFTLPLSRISEEVIGIERDPQAVKNASAALKLNKIENVRFRKGKAEEEIHRIREADLLIADPPRSGIPDSAMNGIIKLRPEEIIIVSCEPPTFSRDTGKLIEAGYILSSIDLIDMFPGTYHTETVGMLKRS
- a CDS encoding glycosyltransferase family 4 protein, with protein sequence MRIGMVLKGRIPPPDIRVEKEAGTLISEGHKVFLLLERGPGQPLRDTIHGIELFRGVEMGKSREKWHRYTFSFTYKDTLWRKAIDDFVTANSIDVLHIHDLPLVGEAVEIARKHSIPVVADMHENYPGGLQVWYTSRFKKKTIYNFKRWASYEKNILAKADAVIAVIEESRDRLKGIGIEAERIFVVPNTAHVERINIPLDKEITRRYEGSFMVSYIGGFAPHRGLDIVIRSLPKLRDEVPGLKVVLVGDRNKPYMDYLKGLADDLGCSDLVEMPGWQPFDKIWSYIDSSSVCLVPHSRNPHTDTTIPHKIFQYMMVKKPVIVSDCPPLKRIIEDAGGGLVFRYDSPEELALSIIRLFKDENLRREMGESGQKAFLDRYNWDSTSGDLKRLYRGLSIERKEK
- a CDS encoding DegT/DnrJ/EryC1/StrS family aminotransferase — translated: MEVRLLDLKSQYKGIRDEIEKAVKEVLESQYFILGPRVAEFEETVASYCGVSNGIGVASGSDAILISLMALGTGPGDEVITTPYTFFSTVSSITRLGATPVMVDIDPKTYNIDPVKVAEAVTSRTKAVLPVHLFGQTADMDGIEKAVSGRGIPVIEDACQSIGATYNGKRAGSLGIAGCFSFFPSKNLGGCGDGGMIVSDDAEFASKCRMLRNHGGHERYYHDVVGINSRLDAIQAAVLGIKMKYLDEWSSGRRMNASYYNEGLAGIEGVSTPFVEDGNESIFNQYIIRTRERDNLKAHLGSKGIGCEIYYPVPLHLQKCFSYLGGKEGDLPASESAAKETLALPVYTELSRTEQDYVIECISEFMISAGRA
- a CDS encoding glycosyltransferase gives rise to the protein MKIVCFSEIQWRYVRTRKQQILSRFPGDWDILFLSSVVAGKKNNFRPMKDGRITHLCIPVFKNFPQKSLKTLFSFPPARFMWNLILLVWVRIALAVTGFAGRDRVFYVSNIYYSAIIPFLPRKMMLYDCNDDPMEFPDAPEWSRKYFRKLVSMADRTVAVSRGLMQRLSELGVRDIHYIGNGVDYDLFRKAIESGVPEEMKGLKRPLIGYSGAIAPWFDMKTLDLVAASFKDASIVLFGPLFEPGRGELEDIIRKRGNIHYLGSFPYEMLGAYIAALDVAIIPLQMNELMRMADPNKLYEYAAAERPIVTFKFAKEMEDLSGFVYLAETAEEFVEGVRTALDKGGNSKSLREFAVKSSWQARADEMVALVMDYN